One stretch of Narcine bancroftii isolate sNarBan1 chromosome 8, sNarBan1.hap1, whole genome shotgun sequence DNA includes these proteins:
- the brcc3 gene encoding lys-63-specific deubiquitinase, with amino-acid sequence MAVCGVHLDADAFLVCLNHALSTEKEEVMGLCIGEVDTSRIVHIHSVIILRRSDKRKDRVEISPEQLSAASTEAERLADMTGHPMRVVGWYHSHPHITVWPSHVDVRTQAMYQMMDQGFVGLIFSCFIEDKNTKTGRVLYTCFQSIQAQKGSEYERIEIPIHVVPHETIGKVCLESAVELPKILCQEEQDAYRRIHSLTHLDPITKIHNGSVFTKNLCSQMSSISGPLLQWLEDRLDQNKQHILELQREKEQLLQELAVLK; translated from the exons ATGGCGGTGTGCGGGGTTCATCTGGATGCCGACGCTTTCCTGGTCTGCTTAAACCACGCTCTGTCCACGGAAAAGGAGGAAGTGATGGGACTCTGTATTGGAGAG GTTGACACAAGCAGAATTGTTCACATTCATTCTGTTATCATTCTCCGTCGTTCAGATAAGCGAAAAGATCGTGTGGAAATTTCTCCCGAGCAACTTTCTGCAGCCTCTACTGAAGCTGAGA GATTAGCAGATATGACTGGCCACCCAATGAGAGTGGTGGGATGGTATCATTCTCATCCGCATATCACCGTGTGGCCTTCACATGTAG ATGTCCGAACTCAGGCCATGTACCAGATGATGGACCAGGGTTTTGTTGGGCTTATCTTTTCCTGCTTCATTGAAGACAAGAATACCAAG ACTGGTCGAGTTCTCTATACCTGTTTCCAGTCAATTCAAGCACAGAAAGGTTCTGA gTATGAACGAATCGAAATCCCTATTCATGTTGTGCCACATGAAACCATTGGGAAAGTATGCCTGGAGTCAGCTGTGGAACTTCCAAAAATACTTTGTCAGGAAGAGCAGGATGCTTATAGAAGAATTCACAG TCTGACACATCTGGACCCAATAACCAAGATTCACAATGGATCAG TTTTCACAAAGAATCTGTGCAGCCAGATGTCATCCATAAGTGGACCTCTGCTACAGTGGCTGGAGGATCGTTTAGATCAAAACAAGCAGCACATCCTGGAACTTCAGCGAGAGAAGGAGCAGCTCCTCCAGGAACTAGCAGTACTAAAATGA